In Microtus pennsylvanicus isolate mMicPen1 chromosome 12, mMicPen1.hap1, whole genome shotgun sequence, the following proteins share a genomic window:
- the Commd8 gene encoding COMM domain-containing protein 8: protein MVRVCHVTGIPGSPGMEAEEGTPLWRLQKLPPERGAPLLHKIIDGMCGRAYPAHQDYHSVWESAEWKQVLEDVTTFFKAVVGKNFSDEETLQQLSQLNSCHQEAVMKCLKSRKSEIKQVLLGEIVGISCAQLQDFDWQLKLALSSDKIATLQMPFLTLHLDVKENDEVKPYSIEMSKEELQNLISSLEAANKVVLQLK from the exons ATGGTCCGGGTCTGTCACGTGACCGGGATCCCCGGTTCTCCTGGGATGGAGGCGGAAGAGGGGACGCCGCTGTGGCGGCTGCAGAAGCTGCCTCCGGAGCGGGGCGCCCCG CTTCTTCACAAAATCATTGATGGCATGTGTGGCCGAGCCTATCCCGCCCACCAGGATTATCACAGTGTTTGGGAGTCTGCCGAATGGAAGCAAGTTCTGGAAGATGTTACCACATTTTTCAAAGCTGTAGTTGGCAAAAACTTTTCAGATGAAGAG ACACTCCAGCAGTTGAGCCAACTGAATTCATGTCATCAAGAAGCTGTTATGAAATGCTTGAAGAGTAGAAAAAGCGAGATCAAACAGGTCCTGTTAGGAGAAATAGTTGGTATTTCTTGTGCGCAGCTACAGGATTTTGATTGGCAGTTAAAG CTCGCGCTTTCTAGTGACAAGATCGCCACTTTACAGATGCCATTTTTAACCCTTCATCTGGATGTGAAGGAGAATGACGAAGTGAAACCATACTCCATTGAAATGAGTAAAGAGGAGCTACAGAATCTAATCAGTTCCTTGGAGGCAGCTAATAAG GTGGTCCTGCAGTTAAAATAA